The Oncorhynchus masou masou isolate Uvic2021 chromosome 6, UVic_Omas_1.1, whole genome shotgun sequence genome has a window encoding:
- the LOC135541554 gene encoding LOW QUALITY PROTEIN: msx2-interacting protein-like (The sequence of the model RefSeq protein was modified relative to this genomic sequence to represent the inferred CDS: inserted 1 base in 1 codon), translated as MMVRETRHLWVGNLPEHVREEKIVEHFKRYGRVESVKVLRKRGSEGGVAAFVDFVDIKSAQKAHNAVNKMGDRDLRTDYNEPGSVPSAVRGLDDNPPSSSHGRDVSGFSRGAVGPVFGPPVSLHTREGRYERIRDCSETRERAYDHSPYGHHERTGTFDRQRHYNADYYRDRTMFAAGVSPGPGSSSAMGGSFETPEPHFESRIRGDPFTLSSAARRDPYRDDXGRRVDRTYHHRRSRSSHSSQSRHPSPQRTTGQTPKAPHSPKRAPLSPERGPCSRSRSRSSSSDSVSSTSSTGSGSSDSNSSSSEGSRARSVQSSATHAPPSQPCSMVMEGDEPRRSFGIRVQNLPVRSTDTSLKDGLFHEFKKHGKVTSVQIHGASEDRYGLVFFRQQEDQEKALNVSKGKLFFGMMIEVSVWNGPETESENEFRPLDGRIDEFHPKATRTLFIGNLEKTTSYQQLLDIFQRFGEIVDIDIKKVNGIPQYAFVQYSDIASVCKAIKKMDGEYLGSNRLKLGFGKSMPTTCVWLDGLASNITEQYLTRHFCRYGHVVKVVFDRLKGMALILYNNTDFAQAAVRETKGWKIGGNKIKVDFASQESQMAFYRSMQASGQDIRDFYEIPTERREERPRPPYHEFSAERAYFENVRTPGTIYPEDPHRDYPARSRERYSELEHYQGEHFDPRYHEDPREFRDYRDPFEQDIRKYTYIQRERERERERFEADRVRWSPSHPRRPITPSASPSPSERAPRDPERQVYSQSSERSGSCSSLSPPRFDKADKAPPLEHGASSKSERLEKDAHLVEPERGAGTEKSKRGRRKEKGDKEKGEKSKSRKGKVQSPGIPPSETKLDPSLDGGSGRGKVLDQDSLERQMYKGDNDPPPSDPTASTSRHEPVKSERLESVKGEIADKDVKTRSKKHQKSDTGNDGKDPSLDSDRLAARKRRFGDASGRTIRQKRRRLEDGSQPPDFGASTAFSKETDGDNKAQQKDSQRRDSRSKMERLVFPGSQDPVMRGQEALPEGSMDPIDSKRHSMSRRFSHDGNMDQDNARDQDPPSPFKYGAQDNDKGVKEEPLDIDLSQSYRKQMEQRRLHQQLQEPDKQEKPGSPQDLEREDLEHRSLVHEVGKPPQDVTDNFPSHKLKKLEQFDADISAKRGDRVYRSFRQKSEDPEWNNTASPGLQHFSCRAEDPEWNNTASRGLQHFSHHAEEDFAVSSHLREVKTEDKSHPDLELAVKRTHTMQMSKSNTPLQISEEEREKRWESRVKQDFLPDLNFSRGIAKNPHHRKRLEYGIVHDLEPGEVRSDSEEDRENKPHSPMPSTSVPLSDRQRVDRFSDPKLATLERMKFYSFALDQTITPDTKALLERAKSLSSSREDNWSFLDYDSHFAGLRSRKDTEKVESAPRPTPSWYMKKKKIRSSGSEDKLDDRKEEPKPKPEEHERRELFASRFLHSSIFEQDSRRLQHLERKHEDPEQSQGQQTGQQGLTDGQPDAEPVVLFHSRFLEFTRLQQQKDQPLPDVKKADSIDDNRVEKSPEAEQQPLQLPKTSEPVKDPEIKPISPAEDMISQPPLMPKEMSRPKQMSPPLPPKQMSPPLPPKQMSPPKQISPPKEMSPPVETRVMFTPSLEPAALEPLTKEENIKNEQLPRHPQMSPRSMSPPASVNLVAPEPIRLVRKVKRFPSEEKSKDIAQDIKTLTPEQSSNSDCHIHKTLLSHHSELELAPPELPPELKSSTPPNLVDEMSKEDTNTEDTDAHTEVEKKLDLNQIQVLVDNETRDESISTQKSKNKKSKSPTQVPLTPLVSANSSEKPLTRKSERTKRASSPRAESLKGSLDSKSTGKSPIHGADPEHGTEQSIYVGRARRRNVKSVYATPVEEDATKGAGKDVTESPRSARKRGGDKDKEAAPQQPLEQDSLVPITSRRGRPPKNRQKGEDMLTAKGDRSKMETKDMDSNESESSERISKVSKGRHSPHGHKVLASQLPTPTVTGSSRTGGKTEPPEDVAQPIDFTEEDNLAMPDSTVSCQEDSVVPVVTKKEENVKQQLGTEKSRDQDGQKIDPIDEKASGTKLGEKEIEPPVMEEQPVLEKSGRGKAPRLTRIPKSPVLKNLKIRLNVTEVKDLLQMGDEEPGNQDDSSKKTKPGEPTNDPLLLESSPGQDVSSSNEDKDGVTSENKPPIDPKTLLQQEQELEQAVENIAKLTDPTLPAEPPTPPAQPPAELKIETEEDKPANPASEYELAAAIDSIMGEDIAVPLPQEPVNSAVVDSDLEIPTFIQPTKRAEPVTNISPVQGESFFPTTPRKGAKGRAKTPKRSKSQKSNKKDVVKESSSETENTSVITSDSTPSNEQPVPETIPSSTVAGVITATSWKPETVHLAPKATDMPKESKLPPAPAEQPPPKHLKPVCPTTKSPTLTKPHTQPPPPECISPSLSPPPTRPNIRTTQPSRIPISPPDWLNQSKDAVVPSSPRASAAPVENPGLPLDTEHMETDHNISDLRRILMKHKNVSLPVSSTVPSNLGTSSLRDPPHPSDSNTPLVVVPSKAPLNDNRLPSHPAQPVVRPPASLPSPESKSVISVIASTATSVISRVCNPPDMEKVNMSVDRNPCVDMPLPKQAYRPPSMEDRDSGLYHGPSVGEEGGSAGRYLVESSGLGTGSIPGLRVNTSEGVVVLSHSGQIKEGPQRISAKISQIPPATAVDMESQQLVSMPQIKQEMYTHSQSNTPKCPQIQTDHGHPKTQQPVSAIKQDNTGMDKLESPYPSGPQGVVKRLQQTVSSPQVMGYHHPEFTMLLKHPKKVDGADAMTADGGKPSWNSAISPAMSPHLPSPAGNHVGFVSGSATDRTPSHLSGVKQEPRSPRKSGHPHSPFTKVSSPIGGSSPKGLPGMLPSGLPTMQQYVTSVHHPEQSVIMQPHSGIGRMSPHRVSQAIPMGHLVQGEVRVNTPPLSVMSFGMHGDPLASPWSGPLQQRPTSPQAVGRDMVLKVNPGNVRGHEGEQEDARRFHQATGRPSATQLKPETMQVDPRGALRSGLQLDPYMSPRDMRVLMHHPQGERSASEPHQGHIQETVPPSSTSTNITSSLSPRAHLLTKGVSEKDGTKPQEVKSPHSPLKDGMMGIRPSMAAMASPQRVQLLPSGTGASFSEYPGMYSNTRAVHSQIPETSFGVNQAPINITSALGTDPSQSQADGKVKQVGHQPVNMVQLLTKYPIVWQGLLALKNDQAAVQLHFVCGNKALALRSLPLPEGGALLRIVQRMRLEASQLDGVARRMTGESEFCLLLALPCGRDQDDVLNQTQALRTAFINYLQAKLAAGIINVPNPGSNQPAYVLQIFPPCEFSESHLSRLAPDLLNRISNISPHLMIVITSV; from the exons ATGATGGTTCGGGAAACCAGGCACCTTTGGGTGGGAAATTTACCCGAACATGTTCGAGAGGAGAAAATTGTCGAACATTTTAAACG CTATGGACGTGTTGAGAGCGTCAAGGTCCTGCGGAAGCGAGGGTCGGAGGGTGGCGTGGCAGCCTTTGTGGATTTTGTGGATATCAAAAGTGCACAGAAGGCTCACAATGCTGTCAACAAGATGGGGGACAGAGACCTGCGCACTGACTACAACGAACCTGGGTCTGTCCCTAGTGCTGTTCGGGGCCTTGATGACAACCCCCCTTCGAGCAGTCACGGGCGGGATGTTTCAGGATTCTCTAGGGGGGCAGTGGGTCCAGTGTTTGGCCCCCCAGTGTCCCTCCACACCAGAGAGGGGCGGTATGAACGGATAAGAGACTG ctcagagacccGGGAGCGTGCATATGATCACAGCCCCTATGGACACCATGAGCGCACTGGCACTTTTGATAGACAGCGCCACTACAACGCAGACTATTACCGTGATCGCACCATGTTTGCAGCTGGAGTTAGCCCTGGCCCTGGAAGTAGCAGTGCAATGGGTGGGAGCTTTGAAACCCCAGAGCCTCATTTTGAGTCCAGGATCCGAGGAGATCCCTTCACCTTGTCTAGTGCTGCACGCCGCGACCCCTATCGAGATG AGGGGCGTCGTGTTGACAGGACTTACCATCACCGCCGCAGTCGATCATCTCATTCCTCACAGTCTCGACACCCCTCCCCGCAAAGGACCACGGGACAAACACCCAAAGCCCCCCATTCCCCCAAAAGAGCCCCCCTCTCCCCTGAAAGAGGTCCGTGCTCTAGGTCCCGCAGTAGGTCCTCTAGCTCTGATTCGgtcagcagcaccagcagcactgGCAGTGGCAG CAGCGATTCAAACAGCAGTTCAAGTGAAGGGTCTCGTGCACGCTCTGTTCAGTCCTCTGCTACACATGCACCTCCCTCTCAGCCCTGTTCCATGGTGATGGAAGGTGATGAGCCACGCAGAAGCTTTGGCATCAGGGTCCAGAACCTACCAGTGCGTTCCACAG ACACAAGTTTGAAAGATGGACTGTTCCATGAGTTCAAGAAACATGGGAAAGTGACATCTGTGCAGATCCACGGGGCCTCAGAGGACCGATATGGTCTGGTGTTCTTCAGGCAGCAGGAAGACCAAGAGAAAGCCCTCAACGTCTCCAAAGGAAAGCTTTTTTTCGGCATGATGATCGAGGTTTCTGTCTGGAACGGCCCTG AAACTGAGAGCGAGAATGAATTCAGGCCATTAGATGGACGGATTGATGAATTCCACCCCAAGGCCACAAGGACCCTGTTTATCGGCAACTTGGAGAAGACCACCAGTTACCAACAGCTCCTTGATATCTTCCAGCGCTTTGGAGAGATTGTG GATATTGACATTAAAAAAGTCAATGGTATTCCTCAATACGCCTTTGTGCAGTATTCTGATATTGCCAGTGTCTGCAAAGCTATAAAGAAGATGGATGGAGAGTATTTAGGGAGCAACCGGCTCAAG CTGGGTTTTGGAAAGAGTATGCCCACAACATGTGTTTGGCTGGACGGTTTGGCTTCCAACATCACAGAGCAATATCTCACACGCCACTTCTGCCGCTATGGACATGTAGTCAAG GTGGTGTTTGACAGGTTGAAGGGGATGGCTCTCATCTTGTATAACAACACAGATTTTGCACAGGCAGCTGTCAGGGAGACCAAAGGCTGGAAGATTGGCGGCAACAAAATAAAA GTGGATTTTGCCAGCCAAGAGAGTCAGATGGCCTTTTATCGCTCTATGCAAGCCTCGGGGCAAGACATTAGAGACTTCTATGAAATTCCAACTGAAAGAAG GGAGGAACGACCAAGACCTCCATACCATGAGTTCTCAGCAGAAAGAGCTTACTTTGAGAATGTACGCACCCCTGGCACCATTTACCCTGAAGACCCTCACAGAGACTACCCCGCCCGCAGCCGTGAGCGGTATTCGGAGTTGGAGCATTACCAGGGAGAACACTTTGACCCACGCTATCATGAGGACCCTCGGGAGTTCAGGGATTATCGAGATCCTTTTGAGCAGGACATTCGGAAATACACATACATCCAGAGGGAGCGAGAAAGGGAGCGGGAGCGCTTTGAGGCAGACCGAGTCAGGTGGAGCCCGTCTCATCCACGGCGCCCGATCACCCCTTCTGCCTCCCCTTCACCATCTGAGCGTGCTCCCAGAGACCCAGAGCGACAGGTCTACAGCCAGTCCTCTGAGCGAAGTGGTAGTTGCAGCTCACTCTCACCACCACGCTTTGACAAGGCTGACAAGGCTCCTCCATTGGAACATGGAGCCAGCTCTAAGAGTGAGAGGTTGGAAAAAGACGCCCACTTGGTTGAACCTGAGCGTGGAGCTGGGACTGAGAAAAGCAAGCGGGGAAGACGAAAGGAGAAAGGTGACAAAGAAAAAGGGGAGAAGAGTAAATCAAGGAAAGGAAAGGTGCAATCTCCCGGCATCCCACCATCTGAGACCAAGCTAGATCCCAGCCTGGATGGAGGCTCTGGAAGGGGAAAGGTGTTGGACCAAGACAGTCTTGAGAGACAGATGTATAAAGGTGACAATGACCCTCCTCCTTCAGATCCGACAGCGTCAACCTCTCGCCATGAGCCTGTAAAAAGTGAGAGACTTGAGTCAGTGAAAGGTGAAATCGCAGACAAGGATGTTAAAACACGATCCAAGAAACACCAAAAGTCTGACACTGGAAATGATGGGAAAGATCCATCACTGGATTCTGATCGGCTGGCTGCGAGAAAGAGGCGCTTTGGAGATGCCAGTGGGAGGACCATTCGGCAGAAGAGGAGAAGGCTGGAGGATGGGAGTCAACCCCCAGACTTTGGAGCAAGCACTGCCTTTTCAAAGGAGACGGATGGCGACAATAAGGCTCAACAAAAAGACTCCCAGCGGAGGGATTCAAGATCCAAAATGGAGAGGCTGGTGTTTCCTGGTAGTCAGGATCCTGTAATGAGAGGACAGGAAGCGCTGCCCGAGGGGAGCATGGACCCTATAGACTCAAAACGCCACAGCAtgtctagaaggttctcccacgATGGGAACATGGATCAGGATAATGCAAGAGATCAAGATCCACCAAGCCCCTTCAAATATGGTGCACAGGACAATGACAAGGGTGTCAAGGAAGAGCCTCTGGATATTGACCTCTCCCAGAGTTACCGCAAACAGATGGAGCAGAGGAGACTTCACCAACAGCTCCAAGAGCCAGACAaacaagaaaaaccaggaagtcCACAAGACTTAGAAAGGGAGGATCTTGAACACCGCAGTCTGGTACATGAAGTGGGCAAGCCACCTCAAGACGTCACAGATAATTTCCCATCTCATAAACTCAAGAAACTAGAGCAATTTGATGCAGATATTAGTGCCAAGAGAGGGGACCGTGTCTACAGGAGCTTCCGGCAAAAGAGTGAAGATCCTGAGTGGAACAACACTGCATCTCCAGGCTTGCAACACTTCTCTTGTCGTGCTGAAGATCCTGAGTGGAACAACACTGCATCTCGAGGCTTGCAACACTTTTCTCATCATGCTGAAGAGGACTTTGCGGTATCTTCACACCTCAGGGAGGTTAAAACTGAGGATAAAAGCCACCCCGACCTGGAGCTGGCAGTCAAAAGGACACATACAATGCAAATGTCCAAGTCAAACACTCCTTTACAAATTAGTGAGGAAGAGCGGGAAAAACGTTGGGAAAGCAGAGTCAAGCAAGATTTTTTACCCGACTTAAACTTCTCAAGAGGCATTGCAAAAAATCCACACCATCGCAAGCGTTTGGAGTATGGAATTGTGCATGATTTGGAGCCTGGGGAAGTACGGTCCGATtctgaggaggatagagagaacaaACCACACTCTCCTATGCCCTCCACTTCGGTACCTTTGTCTGACAGGCAGAGAGTGGACAGATTTTCAGACCCTAAGCTTGCCACCTTGGAACGGATGAAGTTCTACTCCTTTGCACTTGAccaaaccatcacaccagatACCAAGGCCCTGCTAGAGCGAGCAAAGTCTCTGTCCTCTTCTAGGGAGGACAACTGGTCTTTCTTGGACTATGATTCACACTTTGCTGGTTTACGCAGTAGGAAAGATACTGAAAAGGTTGAGTCAGCACCTCGACCTACACCCTCTTGGTacatgaagaagaagaaaattcGCAGTAGTGGGTCTGAAGACAAACTAGATGACCGGAAGGAAGAGCCCAAACCCAAGCCAGAGGAACATGAACGCAGGGAACTGTTTGCCTCACGTTTCCTTCACAGCTCGATATTTGAGCAGGACTCAAGACGTCTTCAGCACCTTGAGCGAAAACATGAGGACCCTGAGCAGAGTCAGGGTCAGCAAACTGGTCAGCAAGGCCTGACAGACGGGCAGCCTGACGCAGAACCAGTTGTCCTCTTCCATAGCCGCTTTTTGGAGTTCACACGGCTTCAACAGCAGAAAGACCAACCGCTACCGGATGTGAAAAAGGCAGATTCCATAGATGACAATAGGGTGGAGAAGTCACCTGAGGCAGAACAGCAACCTCTGCAGTTACCTAAAACCTCAGAACCTGTCAAGGATCCAGAGATTAAACCTATTAGCCCAGCTGAGGACATGATTTCCCAGCCCCCACTTATGCCCAAGGAGATGTCTCGACCCAAGCAGATGTCTCCACCGCTTCCACCCAAGCAGATGTCTCCACCGCTTCCACCCAAGCAGATGTCTCCACCCAAGCAGATATCTCCACCCAAAGAGATGTCTCCACCAGTGGAAACACGTGTCATGTTTACTCCATCCCTAGAGCCAGCTGCTCTAGAACCTTTGACTAAAGAAGAAAACATAAAAAATGAACAGCTCCCTCGACACCCGCAAATGTCTCCCCGTTCGATGTCTCCCCCTGCTTCTGTTAATTTAGTAGCCCCCGAGCCCATTCGTTTGGTGAGAAAAGTTAAAAGATTCCCTAGTGAAGAGAAATCTAAAGATATAGCTCAGGATATTAAAACATTGACCCCTGAGCAGTCTTCCAACAGTGATTGCCATATTCATAAAACGTTATTGAGTCATCATTCTGAGCTTGAGCTGGCACCTCCTGAATTACCACCTGAATTGAAAAGTTCCACACCACCTAACCTTGTTGATGAGATGTCAAAAGAGGATACCAACACTGAAGATACAGACGCTCATACAGAGGTGGAAAAGAAACTTGATCTTAATCAGATACAGGTGCTTGTTGATAATGAAACCAGGGATGAGTCAATTTCAACACAGAAGTCCAAGAACAAAAAGAGTAAGTCTCCTACTCAAGTCCCACTGACTCCTTTGGTTTCAGCAAATAGTTCAGAGAAACCACTTACACGCAAGAGTGAACGCACAAAGCGTGCATCATCCCCTAGAGCGGAGTCTTTGAAGGGAAGCTTGGATTCCAAATCCACAGGCAAGTCTCCCATCCATGGTGCAGACCCCGAGCATGGCACAGAGCAAAGTATATATGTTGGAAGAGCAAGACGTAGAAATGTGAAATCTGTATATGCCACCCCAGTTGAGGAAGATGCCACTAAGGGGGCTGGAAAGGATGTAACTGAGTCACCACGTTCTGCACGAAAGCGAGGTGGAGACAAAGACAAAGAAGCAGCCCCTCAGCAACCATTAGAACAGGATTCACTTGTACCTATCACCTCAAGGCGGGGACGTCCTCCTAAGAATCGTCAAAAAGGAGAGGACATGTTAACAGCTAAAGGGGATAGATCAAAAATGGAGACCAAGGATATGGACTCCAATGAATCAGAGAGTAGTGAAAGAATCTCAAAAGTGTCAAAAGGCAGACATTCTCCTCATGGTCATAAAGTGTTGGCAAGTCAGTTACCCACGCCCACAGTGACTGGATCCAGTAGGACGGGGGGAAAAACTGAGCCCCCTGAAGATGTTGCTCAACCGATAGATTTTACAGAGGAGGACAATTTGGCCATGCCAGATTCCACTGTCTCATGTCAAGAAGATTCTGTGGTGCCAGTTGTGACAAAAAAAGAGGAGAATGTCAAGCAACAACTAGGAACAGAGAAATCAAGAGATCAAGACGGGCAGAAAATTGACCCGATTGACGAGAAAGCCAGTGGAACTAAATTAGGTGAGAAAGAGATTGAACCTCCAGTCATGGAAGAACAGCCTGTTTTGgagaagagtgggagaggaaAAGCCCCACGCTTGACACGGATTCCAAAATCTCCTGTCCTCAAGAACCTCAAGATCAGACTAAATGTCACTGAGGTGAAAGATTTACTTCAAATGGGGGATGAAGAACCCGGAAATCAGGATGATTCTTCTAAAAAGACTAAACCAGGCGAACCTACTAATGACCCATTATTATTAGAGTCTAGTCCAGGACAAGATGTGAGTTCTAGCAACGAGGATAAAGATGGGGTGACATCAGAGAATAAGCCTCCAATAGATCCTAAAACTTTGCTACAACAGGAACAGGAGCTGGAGCAAGCTGTGGAGAACATTGCTAAACTGACAGACCCAACCCTCCCAGCTGAGCCACCCACTCCACCTGCCCAACCACCTGCAGAATTAAAAATTGAGACTGAGGAAGACAAACCAGCCAATCCTGCTAGTGAGTATGAACTTGCTGCTGCAATTGATTCCATTATGGGTGAGGATATAGCCGTCCCTCTGCCTCAAGAGCCGGTAAATAGTGCTGTTGTGGATTCAGATCTAGAGATTCCAACCTTCATCCAGCCGACCAAGCGAGCTGAACCTGTGACTAACATATCTCCTGTTCAGGGGGAGTCCTTTTTCCCAACCACACCCAGGAAAGGTGCTAAGGGCAGAGCTAAAACACCGAAGCGGTCTAAGAGCCAAAAGTCTAACAAAAAGGATGTTGTAAAAGAAAGTTCATCAGAAACGGAGAACACCTCTGTTATCACATCAGACAGCACACCCTCCAACGAACAGCCTGTTCCAGAAACTATTCCCTCATCTACAGTTGCTGGTGTCATTACAGCCACCTCTTGGAAGCCTGAAACCGTGCATTTGGCTCCCAAGGCTACAGACATGCCTAAAGAATCAAAGTTGCCTCCAGCCCCTGCAGAGCAACCTCCacctaaacatctgaaacctgtCTGCCCCACAACCAAAAGTCCCACTCTCACCAAGCCTCatacacaaccaccaccaccggAGTGTATCTCACCCTCACTTTCTCCACCCCCAACCCGGCCAAACATCAGAACCACACAGCCAAGCAGGATCCCAATTTCCCCACCAGATTGGCTCAACCAGTCCAAGGATGCAGTTGTCCCTTCCTCTCCGAGAGCATCAGCAGCTCCCGTAGAGAACCCAGGACTTCCCCTTGACACTGAGCACATGGAGACTGATCACAACATCAGTGACTTGCGTAGGATTCTCATGAAGCACAAAAATGTTTCACTCCCAGTCAGTAGTACTGTTCCTTCCAATCTGGGCACCTCGTCCCTTAGGGATCCTCCACACCCTTCTGATAGTAATACTCCATTGGTTGTTGTACCTAGTAAGGCCCCTCTAAATGACAACAGGCTGCCATCTCATCCAGCTCAGCCTGTAGTCCGGCCCCCAGCCTCACTACCATCCCCTGAGTCGAAGTCTGTGATTTCTGTTATCGCCTCCACTGCCACGTCTGTTATCAGTCGTGTTTGCAATCCACCCGACATGGAGAAAGTTAATATGTCGGTTGACAGAAATCCCTGTGTGGACATGCCACTTCCCAAGCAGGCATACAGGCCGCCCAgcatggaggacagggacagtGGTTTGTACCATGGACCATCAGTTGGTGAGGAGGGTGGAAGTGCTGGGAGGTACTTGGTTGAGAGCTCCGGTCTGGGTACGGGCTCTATCCCAGGTCTAAGGGTGAATACCTCAGAGGGAGTGGTGGTGCTGAGTCACTCAGGGCAGATCAAGGAGGGACCGCAGAGGATAAGTGCCAAAATCAGCCAGATCCCACCAGCTACTGCAGTTGACATGGAATCTCAGCAGCTTGTGTCCATGCCCCAAATAAAACAAGAGATGTATACCCACTCCCAGTCAAACACTCCAAAGTGTCCTCAAATACAGACAGACCATGGGCATCCTAAGACGCAACAACCTGTGTCCGCTATTAAACAAGACAACACTGGTATGGATAAGTTAGAATCTCCCTACCCATCAGGGCCTCAAGGAGTTGTGAAGAGGCTCCAGCAGACGGTTAGTAGTCCACAAGTGATGGGTTACCATCATCCAGAGTTCACAATGTTATTGAAGCATCCAAAAAAAGTGGATGGGGCTGATGCTATGACTGCTGATGGGGGTAAACCATCTTGGAACTCTGCCATAAGTCCTGCAATGAGCCCCCACTTGCCCTCTCCGGCTGGCAACCACGTAGGCTTTGTTTCCGGCTCGGCCACTGACAGAACTCCATCACATCTCAGTGGGGTCAAACAGGAGCCCCGTTCTCCTCGCAAGTCAGGCCACCCACACTCTCCGTTCACTAAAGTGTCCTCTCCCATTGGCGGCTCCTCTCCGAAAGGCCTCCCTGGGATGCTGCCCTCTGGCCTTCCCACCATGCAGCAGTATGTCACCAGTGTCCACCACCCTGAGCAGTCTGTCATCATGCAACCTCACAGTGGCATTGGCAGGATGTCACCCCATCGTGTCTCCCAAGCAATCCCCATGGGGCACCTTGTCCAAGGAGAGGTCAGGGTGAACACACCACCCCTCTCTGTGATGAGTTTCGGGATGCATGGAGACCCTCTTGCCTCTCCCTGGTCTGGTCCTCTCCAGCAACGTCCCACCTCGCCCCAGGCGGTAGGCAGAGACATGGTCCTCAAGGTTAACCCTGGGAATGTAAGGGGCCACGAGGGAGAGCAAGAGGATGCCAGACGCTTCCATCAGGCCACagggagaccatctgccacccaGCTGAAACCAGAGACTATGCAGGTGGATCCTCGCGGAGCTCTACGTAGCGGGCTACAGCTGGACCCGTACATGTCACCCAGGGACATGCGTGTGCTCATGCACCACCCGCAGGGAGAGCGCTCTGCCTCAGAACCACACCAGGGACACATCCAAGAGACtgtcccaccctcttcaacatctacCAATATCACATCGTCCCTGTCCCCCAGGGCACATCTGCTGACTAAAGGTGTTTCTGAGAAGGATGGCACAAAGCCACAGGAGGTCAAGAGCCCACACTCTCCTCTGAAGGATGGGATGATGGGGATTCGGCCATCTATGGCCGCCATGGCGTCCCCACAAAGGGTGCAGTTGCTGCCATCAGGGACCGGAGCTTCCTTCTCAGAGTATCCAGGAATGTACAGCAACACCCGGGCCGTCCATTCCCAGATCCCAGAGACTTCTTTTGGGGTCAACCAGGCACCTATCAACATCACTTCTGCCTTA GGTACAGACCCCAGCCAGTCACAAGCTGATGGCAAGGTGAAACAAGTTGGACACCAACCTGTCAACATGGTGCAGCTGCTCACG AAGTACCCGATAGTGTGGCAAGGGCTGCTAGCACTGAAGAATGACCAAGCTGCTGTCCAGTTGCATTTTGTCTGTGGCAACAAAGCATTGGCTCTACGATCGCTGCCCTTACCAGAGGGAGGAGCGCTGCTTCGGATCGTCCAGAGAATGAGACTTGAGGCATCACAACTGGATGGTGTGGCTAGAAGAATGACG GGGGAGAGTGAGTTCTGTCTCCTGCTAGCTCTGCCTTGTGGACGGGACCAGGACGATGTCCTGAATCAGACCCAGGCCCTAAGGACCGCTTTCATAAACTACTTGCAGGCCAAGCTGGCTGCAGGCATCATCAATGTCCCCAACCCAGGCTCCAATCAG CCTGCCTATGTGTTGCAGATATTCCCACCATGTGAGTTTTCAGAGAGCCACTTATCCCGGCTAGCCCCTGACCTCCTCAACCGGATCTCCAATATCTCCCCTCACCTCATGATTGTCATCACCTCTGTGTAA
- the LOC135541505 gene encoding LOW QUALITY PROTEIN: uncharacterized protein LOC135541505 (The sequence of the model RefSeq protein was modified relative to this genomic sequence to represent the inferred CDS: inserted 2 bases in 1 codon) — protein sequence MASATPQKRMVSSFFIMLASPYKATVTQHXHSATANDMPRTAMRVGPEDSNTRKLSVSGTQQGTIHRQERAPSESQGSTHKGAQSSTPSLARHSEPRTPASPVTPDLSRGLGDTQQQQTEADKGPEELLPPPHPVSVDSELTEDLTPLLPPPHVSEPPTAPLLQLVSSDRAPVSDQLSAAVDRQLDESTPSSGGEQKEPSQRIQGSLEEQLVMVETKGKVKGETVSGNF from the exons ATGGCGTCGGCTACTCCACAGAAGAGGATGGTATCCTCCTTCTTTATTATGCTGGCATCCCCTTACAAAGCCACAgtcacacagca acacagcgcCACCGCCAATGACATGCCACGTACAGCCATGCGGGTTGGCCCTGAGGACAGCAACACTCGTAAACTTAGTGTCAGTGGCACACAGCAAGGCACAATTCACAGGCAGGAGAGGGCTCCATCTGAGTCCCAGGGCAGTACACACAAAGGGGCCCAGAGCTCCACACCTTCCCTGGCCAGACACTCGGAGCCCAGAACTCCAGCCAGCCCAGTGACCCCTGACCTCAGCCGGGGTCTGGGAGACACACAGCAGCAACAGACAGAAGCAGACAAGGGTCCTGAAG AgctccttcctccccctcatcCTGTGTCTGTGGATTCTGAGCTGACTGAGGATCTTACACCTCTCTTGCCTCCTCCACACGTGTCT GAGCCCCCAACTGCCCCCCTCCTCCAACTTGTGTCCTCAGACAGAGCACCCGTGTCTGACCAACTG AGTGCTGCAGTGGATAGACAGCTGGACGAAAGCACACCATCTAGTGGGGGGGAACAGAAGGAACCATCTCAGCGTATCCAGGGCAGTctagaggagcagctcgtgatgGTAGAGACCAAGGGTAAGGTGAAGGGTGAAACTGTGTCTGGTAACTTTTAG